In Ruania zhangjianzhongii, the following proteins share a genomic window:
- a CDS encoding TetR/AcrR family transcriptional regulator has product MAGRPRSADVDRRLQRAALSLFAEGGRAAVSFDQVARRAGASRTAIYRRWDTREELVASALLAFRAESEAGLEDWADGTLEEILDLFVARAATALEDEFARNLLRQLVALGPDGSAITQTYLVEMFAPRRGAFAARIREAQDDGQIDPALDPELMQDLLAGALIQRLLLWGDLAPDTDPKSYIEAVLETVGFRCRAGHYG; this is encoded by the coding sequence ATGGCTGGCCGACCGCGTAGTGCAGACGTCGATCGCCGACTTCAGCGCGCAGCCCTGTCGCTCTTCGCGGAGGGCGGGCGAGCGGCGGTGAGCTTCGACCAGGTGGCCCGACGGGCGGGGGCCAGCCGTACCGCGATCTACCGGCGATGGGACACCCGCGAGGAACTGGTCGCCTCCGCCCTGCTGGCCTTTCGCGCCGAGTCCGAAGCAGGCCTGGAAGACTGGGCTGACGGGACGCTCGAGGAGATCCTCGATCTGTTCGTCGCCCGTGCCGCCACAGCTCTCGAGGATGAGTTCGCTCGAAACCTTCTACGTCAGCTGGTGGCGCTCGGCCCCGACGGCAGCGCGATCACCCAGACCTACCTCGTGGAGATGTTCGCTCCCAGGCGCGGGGCCTTCGCCGCCAGGATCAGAGAGGCACAAGACGACGGCCAGATCGATCCCGCCCTCGATCCCGAGCTCATGCAGGACCTGCTCGCCGGTGCCCTGATCCAACGACTGCTACTCTGGGGCGACCTTGCTCCGGATACCGACCCGAAGTCCTACATCGAAGCGGTACTCGAGACCGTGGGGTTCCGCTGCCGAGCCGGTCACTATGGCTAA
- a CDS encoding exo-beta-N-acetylmuramidase NamZ family protein: MNPSVSRRGMLAAAGIGAVATAATVLPGTSSAHAAPPIGRGPTVLPGADVAHADDWQVFNGRRIGIITNPTGVVRDGLRSIVDAMHESGRVDIGAVFGPEHGFRGTAQAGESEGTYVDERTGVTVYDAYGADSAKFEQFFNDSGVDTIVFDIQDVGVRFYTYIWTMYEAMIAAARTGKDFIVLDRPNPVGGTPHGTMMTDGYTSGVGKDKILQAHGMTVGEVARFFNGELLEEAGGATLDEVQVVQIERWKPEQLFAETELPFVMPSPNMPTADTALLYYGTGMFEATNMSEGRGTTRPFELIGAPYADHRWAATLNEREIPGVEFREAYFNPTFSKHQGEICAGVQVHITDPREVSSINVATHMMTAARDLYDDFGWRALDGDNPGRWIGLLTGSSRFQSLLEGGASAESMIRSWMADERTFERQRRPYLIYRRAR, from the coding sequence ATGAATCCTTCAGTTTCCCGCCGCGGCATGCTGGCCGCCGCCGGCATCGGCGCGGTCGCGACAGCCGCCACCGTGCTGCCAGGCACTAGCAGCGCCCACGCCGCTCCGCCCATCGGCCGGGGCCCGACGGTGCTGCCCGGCGCCGATGTCGCTCATGCCGATGACTGGCAGGTCTTCAACGGTCGCCGGATCGGCATCATCACCAACCCCACCGGCGTCGTCCGAGACGGACTGAGAAGCATCGTGGACGCCATGCACGAATCCGGCAGGGTGGACATCGGCGCGGTGTTCGGTCCGGAGCACGGCTTCCGTGGCACTGCCCAGGCCGGCGAATCGGAAGGTACCTACGTCGATGAGCGCACCGGCGTCACGGTCTACGACGCCTACGGTGCGGACTCCGCCAAGTTCGAGCAGTTCTTCAACGACTCCGGGGTCGACACGATCGTCTTCGACATCCAGGACGTCGGGGTGCGCTTCTACACCTACATCTGGACGATGTACGAGGCGATGATCGCCGCGGCCAGGACCGGCAAGGATTTCATCGTGCTCGACCGGCCCAACCCCGTCGGTGGCACGCCCCACGGCACGATGATGACCGACGGCTACACCTCCGGTGTCGGCAAGGACAAGATCCTGCAGGCACACGGGATGACGGTCGGCGAGGTCGCCCGCTTCTTCAACGGCGAACTGCTGGAGGAAGCCGGGGGAGCGACGCTCGACGAGGTGCAGGTGGTCCAGATCGAGCGCTGGAAACCCGAGCAGTTGTTCGCCGAGACCGAGCTGCCGTTTGTGATGCCCAGCCCGAACATGCCGACGGCGGACACGGCGTTGCTCTACTACGGCACCGGGATGTTCGAGGCCACCAACATGTCGGAGGGCCGCGGCACCACCCGTCCGTTCGAGCTGATCGGTGCGCCGTATGCGGACCACCGCTGGGCTGCCACGCTGAACGAGCGGGAGATCCCTGGGGTGGAGTTCCGCGAGGCATATTTCAACCCGACGTTCTCCAAGCACCAGGGGGAGATCTGCGCTGGCGTCCAGGTGCACATCACCGACCCCCGCGAGGTCTCATCGATCAATGTCGCGACGCACATGATGACCGCGGCCCGGGACCTGTACGACGACTTCGGATGGCGTGCACTCGATGGAGACAACCCGGGGCGCTGGATCGGTCTTCTCACCGGGTCCAGCCGCTTCCAGAGCCTGCTCGAGGGCGGCGCATCGGCTGAGTCGATGATCCGGTCCTGGATGGCTGACGAGCGTACCTTCGAGCGGCAGCGTCGCCCGTACCTGATCTACCGGCGCGCGCGCTGA
- a CDS encoding adenosine deaminase codes for MTTPPCAELHLHLEGTLEPDLVFALAERNKIELDYRDPDELRAAKEFTDLQSFLDLYYSCMQVLRTEEDFADLTRAYLRRAREAGVWHAEIMVDPQAHMVRGVPLPTVIEGVGGALAESEREFGISTGLIAAFLRDRPAAEALEVLDDLLVMDAPLLGIGLDSAEVGYPPSLFTHVYDRARSAGLHLIAHAGEEGPAEYVREALDLLGVERIDHGIRSMDDPDLVQRLVREQVPLTGCPLSNVRLRAVPSLAEHPLPAMLAAGLLVTINSDDPAYFGGYVDDNYAAIAEQFGLGRDQLAALAENSVRASFASEARKTELLGEVETWRVG; via the coding sequence ATGACCACCCCGCCGTGCGCCGAGCTGCATCTGCACCTGGAAGGAACCCTCGAACCCGATCTGGTGTTTGCGCTCGCTGAGCGGAACAAGATCGAGCTGGACTACCGCGACCCTGATGAACTGCGTGCGGCGAAGGAGTTCACCGATCTGCAGTCATTCCTCGACCTCTACTACTCCTGCATGCAGGTGTTGCGTACCGAGGAGGACTTCGCCGACCTGACCCGCGCGTATCTGCGCCGGGCCCGTGAAGCGGGGGTGTGGCATGCGGAGATCATGGTGGACCCGCAGGCGCACATGGTCCGCGGTGTGCCGCTGCCGACGGTGATCGAAGGGGTAGGCGGCGCGCTCGCCGAGAGCGAGCGCGAGTTCGGGATCAGCACCGGCCTGATCGCCGCGTTCCTGCGGGACCGGCCCGCAGCCGAAGCGCTCGAGGTGCTCGACGATCTGCTCGTGATGGACGCACCACTGCTGGGCATCGGCCTCGACTCGGCCGAGGTGGGCTACCCACCCTCGCTGTTCACGCACGTCTATGACCGCGCCCGCAGCGCCGGACTGCACCTGATCGCGCATGCGGGGGAGGAGGGGCCAGCGGAGTACGTCCGGGAGGCGCTGGACCTGCTCGGTGTCGAGCGGATCGACCACGGCATCCGGTCGATGGACGATCCGGACCTGGTGCAGCGGCTGGTCCGCGAGCAGGTCCCGCTGACCGGGTGCCCGCTCTCGAACGTGCGCCTGCGCGCTGTGCCCAGCCTGGCCGAGCACCCGCTCCCCGCGATGCTGGCGGCCGGGCTGCTGGTCACGATCAACTCCGACGACCCGGCGTACTTCGGCGGCTACGTGGACGACAACTACGCCGCTATCGCCGAGCAGTTCGGCCTCGGCCGCGACCAGCTCGCCGCGCTCGCAGAGAACTCGGTGCGTGCGTCGTTCGCGAGCGAGGCGCGCAAGACGGAGCTGCTGGGTGAGGTGGAGACCTGGCGGGTCGGCTAG
- a CDS encoding SDR family oxidoreductase: MRTVSDSTAFITGGASGIGLGMARAFAAEGARLALVDLDAAALREAQRELADVTEVITITLDVRDREAMAAAADRTESELGSVRVLCNNAGVGSGMGGMNLETMKYEHWDHTLGVNLGGVVNGVQTFVPRMVERGGPAHVVNTSSGSGLAVTGGAQFMYCASKYAVTGLSEAIVNLLKRYGIGLTLVSPGFVDTRIAETTRRLDPAAAEADAMDSDYREKLERFEALFEPLGQDPDDVGAMVLDAIHHDRLYCQPDRLMAEPVRARCSALLEAMPPETERDRQMVEMIQKVRQ, encoded by the coding sequence ATGCGGACAGTTTCTGACAGCACGGCGTTCATCACAGGCGGAGCCAGTGGTATCGGGCTCGGCATGGCACGCGCCTTCGCGGCCGAGGGAGCGAGGCTCGCCTTGGTCGACCTCGATGCCGCTGCCCTCCGTGAGGCCCAACGCGAGCTTGCTGACGTGACCGAGGTCATCACGATCACCCTCGATGTCCGTGACCGCGAGGCGATGGCGGCAGCTGCCGATCGCACCGAGAGCGAGCTCGGTTCCGTCCGGGTCCTCTGCAACAACGCCGGTGTCGGTAGCGGGATGGGTGGTATGAATCTCGAGACGATGAAGTACGAGCACTGGGACCATACCCTGGGGGTGAACCTCGGCGGTGTGGTGAACGGCGTGCAGACGTTCGTGCCGCGAATGGTCGAGCGGGGTGGGCCGGCGCATGTCGTCAACACCTCGTCGGGCTCCGGGCTCGCCGTGACCGGCGGGGCGCAATTCATGTACTGCGCGTCGAAGTACGCGGTGACCGGCCTTTCCGAGGCGATCGTCAACCTGCTGAAGCGGTACGGCATCGGTCTGACTTTGGTGAGCCCGGGGTTCGTCGACACCCGGATCGCGGAGACGACCCGTCGGCTCGACCCAGCTGCAGCCGAGGCCGACGCCATGGATTCGGACTATCGAGAGAAGCTGGAGCGATTCGAGGCCCTCTTCGAACCGTTGGGGCAGGACCCCGACGACGTCGGTGCCATGGTGCTGGACGCCATCCACCATGACCGGCTCTACTGCCAGCCGGATCGACTGATGGCAGAACCGGTCCGGGCGCGCTGCAGCGCCCTGCTCGAGGCCATGCCCCCGGAGACCGAGCGGGATCGACAGATGGTCGAGATGATCCAGAAGGTTCGTCAGTAG
- a CDS encoding EthD family reductase: MIRVTFLYPKTDVSTFDMNYYTSTHMPMLAAALGDDCQSWGADRITSGPYEAIGWALVSSAEAFGAAMTEKGAEIRADVANYTNMRPDVVMGDVVR, translated from the coding sequence ATGATCCGGGTGACTTTTCTCTATCCCAAGACCGACGTGTCGACATTCGACATGAACTACTACACGTCGACGCACATGCCGATGCTCGCCGCCGCCCTCGGCGACGACTGTCAGAGCTGGGGCGCCGACAGGATCACCAGCGGCCCATACGAGGCGATCGGTTGGGCGCTCGTCTCGAGCGCCGAGGCGTTCGGCGCAGCGATGACCGAGAAGGGTGCCGAGATCAGGGCTGATGTCGCCAACTACACCAACATGCGCCCCGACGTCGTCATGGGAGACGTTGTCAGATAG